From the Porphyrobacter sp. CACIAM 03H1 genome, the window CGCCCGCGCGGTGGAAGGCGGCGACCAGCGCCTCGCCCACGGCGGGTGTCTTTTCAGAGGGCTTGAACAGCACCGCATTGCCCGCGATCAGGGCGGGGACGATGTGGCCGTTGGGCAGGTGCGCGGGGAAATTGTAGGGGCCTAGCACCGCCATCACCCCGTGGGGCTTGTGGCGCAGCGCCGCGCTGGCACCCACGCCCGCGTCGAGCTTCTTCTTGCCGGTCCGCTCGGCATAGGCGCCGACCGAGATGTCGACCTTGTTCACCACCGCGTCGACTTCGTTGCGGGCTTCCCACAGGGGCTTTCCCGCCTCGCGCGCGATCAGGTCGGCGAACATGTCGGCGTCGCGGCGCACGGTGTTGGCGAAGGCGCGAAGGATCTCGATCCGGTCTGTCAGCGCGCGCGCGGCCCAGGGCGCCCAGGCGCGGCGCGCGGCCGAGACCGCGGCATCGACATCGGACACCGCGCCGCGCCACAGCTCCTCGCCGCTCGCGGGTTCGTAGGAGATGAGAATGTTCTCGCTCACGCTCGCGCTATATGCCCGTTGTGCCCTGCTCCCGTGTGTCTGGGGCACTATCGCGGTTGTCTCTGAAAAGATAGGGGGAAGCCCGCTACGCATGACCCGCAGGAACGGGGGGTGCCCCGTGGGCCTCGCCCATGCGCCGGAGGCTTTCGACCTTGGCGCGGAGCGGGCCCCAGTCGTCGCCTTCGGCGATGGCGGCCCAGATCGCCTCGACCTCCTCGATCAGCATGGATTGCGGGGCGGGGTCCGACCAGTAGGGGTGATCGGAGGCCACCGGGGCATAGGACGCCAGCACCTCGCCGAGCGCCCCGGCGGCATCGCCGCGCCCGCCGCGGTGGGCGAAGAAGAAGGCATCGGGCTGGAGCGCGCCCTCGCGCATCGCCTGCTCGCAGGCGGCGACGAGCTGCGTGTCGGCCTCCACCCCCTGCGATTGCACCCCCAGCCGCCAGCACCAGCGCCGCGCCACCGCCGCCATGTAGAGCGGCCCGAAGCGTTCGAGCGCGGCGACCAGCGGCGCGGTCTCGGCGTGGAGGCGCAGCGCGACGGCGAGCTGCCCGCAGTTCCAGTGCAGCGCCTCAGGCTGGCGGCCGAAGGCATAGAGGCCGGCGTGGTCGAAATAGGCGGCGGTGAAGCCCGGGTCCCACGCGGGCAGCCAGCGCCACGGGCCGTAGTCGAAGCTTTCGCCGGTGATGTTCATGTTGTCGGTGTTGAGCACCCCGTGGACGAAGCCTGCCACCATGTAGCTCGCGGCGAGATCGGCCATGCGCTCGACCACGGCGTGCATCAGCCGGATCGCGGGTTCGTCGCGGCCCGGCGCGTCCTCGGGCGGGGGCGGGCCGGGGAAGTGGGCGAGGCAGTAGTCGATCAACTGCTCCATCTCGTCCGCCGCCTCGAGCGCCAGCAGCCGCTGGAAGGTGCCGATGCGGATGTGCGAGTGGCTGAGGCGCACCAGCACCGCCGATCGGGTGGGCGATGGCTCGTCACCCCGCCACAGGCTCTCGCCGGTCTCGATCACGCTGAATGTCTTCGAGGTGTTGACGCCCAGCGCCTCGAGCATCTCGGTCGCGAGGATCTCGCGCACGGCGCCCTTCAGGGTCAGGCGGCCATCGCCCGAGCGGCTCCACGGGGTCTGGCCCGAACCCTTGGTGCCGAGGTCCATCAACCGCCCGCCTGCATCGCGCATCTGGGCATAGAGGAACCCGCGCCCGTCGCCGATTTCCGGGTTGTACACGCGGAACTGGTGCCCGTGATACCTGAGGGCGAGGGGGTGGGGCAGGTTGTCCGGCAGGGGCGCAAACCGCCCGAAATGCGCAGCCCACTGCGTATCCGGCAGTTCCGCCAGCCCCACGCCCGCCGCCGCGCGGTCGTTGCGGAAGCGGATGCGGGTCTCGGGGAAGTCGGCGGGTGCGACCATGTCCCCCAGCCAGCCCGCCAATGCGAGGATCGCGGGATCGGCGTGATAGGTCGGGGGCAAATCGGGGTGTTGCACAGCATCGCTCATCCCGCGATAGTGGGCGCAAGCTGGGCCGGGCGCAAGGCGCGCCGCCCGCAGCATCACGGGGAACGACCAGGGCTCATGGCCGCGACTTACGAAGACCGCTTCTGGACCAGCAGCGACGGGCTCGATCTGCATTACCGCAACTATCCCGGCCCCGACGGCGGGGAGCGGCTGCCGGTGCTGTGCATGCACGGCCTCACCCGCAATTCGCGCGACTTCGCCAGCCTCGCCGAGGTGCTGGCCACGACCCGCCGGGTGATCGTGCCCGAGATGCGCGGTCGGGGCATGAGCGACTATGCGCCGGATTCGGACACCTATTCGCCCGTCACCTATGTCCAGGATGTGGAAAAGCTGCTCGCCGAGCAGGGGATCACCCGCTTCGTGGCGGTGGGTACCTCGATGGGCGGGCTGATGACCATGCTGATGGCCGCGGGCGCGCCCGGGCGAATGGCGGCGGTGGTGATGAACGACATCGGCCCGGTGGTCGAGGCCGAGGGGCTGTCGCGCATCTCGGGCTATGTCGGGCAGGGGGGCAGCTTCCCGACCTGGGTCCACGCCGCGCGGGGCCTTGCCGAGGCGCATGGGGCGGCCTTCCCCGACTACACGCTCGACCAGTGGCTCGAGATGGCCAAGCGCACGATGGTGGTGAGCCAGAACGGGCGGATCGTGTTCGATTACGACATGGCCATCGCCGAGCCTTTCGGGAAGCCCGGCAATGCCGCGCCGCCCAACCTGTGGCTCGCCTTCGAGGCGCTGGCGGGGGTCCCAATGCTGCTGGTGCGGGGCGAATTGTCCGATCTCATCACCCCCGACACGGTCAAGCAGATGGGCATGCGCAACCCCAAGATGCGCACCATCACCGTCCCGCGCGTGGGCCACGCCCCGACGCTCGACGAGTCCGAGGTGCGGGAGGCGATCCTCGAACTGCTGGACGGGGTGGAGTGAACCAGGCCCCGGGGGTGCGCCCCCGCGTCCTGCACCTGCATTCGACCTTCAGCGCCGGGGGCAAGGAGGTGCGCTGCGCCCGGCTGATGAACGCCTGGGGGCCGCGCCTCGATCACACCGTCGTCTCCGCCGAGCCGCAGGCAATGGCGGCCGCCGCGCTGATCGGGCCGGGCGTGCCGGTCGCCTATCCGCAGGACTTCCCCCCGCTCACCGGCAAGCCGACCCCGTGGCGGCTGGCGGGAATCGCGCGGGCGATGCGGGGCTACGACCTCGTGTGCACCTACAACTGGGGCGCGATGGACGCGGTGATGGCGCACCGCCTGTTCGCGCCCGCCTATCGCCTGCCGCCGCTGGTCCACCACGAGGACGGCTTCAACGAGGACGAGGCCGAGCGGCTCGACCCGAAACGCAACCTCTACCGCCGCGCTGCGTTGGGGCGGGCGGCGACGCTGGTGGTGCCTTCGACCGCGCTCGAGACCATCGCCCGCAAGGTCTGGCGCCAGCCCGAAGCCCGCGTCCGGCGCATCCCGAACGGCATCGACACCGCCGCCTTCGTCGCCGCGCCCGATCCCGTCGCGCTGCCGATCCGCAAGTGCGAGGGGGAATTCTGGGTCGGCACGCTCGCCGGCCTGCGCCCGGTCAAGCGGCTGCCCGATCTGGTCGCCGCCTTCGAAAACCTCCCCGCCAACTGGCACCTCGTGATCTGCGGCGAGGGGCCGGAGCGCGGGGCGATCCTCGCCGAGGCCGAGGCGCTGGGCATCGCTGCGCGCGTTCACCTGCCCGGAAACGTCGACCCCGCCAAAGCGGTCGGCCTGTTCGACATCTTCGCGCTCTCCTCGGCCTCCGAGCAGTTCCCGCTGTCGGTGGTCGAGGCGATGGCGGCGGGGCTGCCGGTCGCCGCGCCCGACGTGGGAGACATCCGCCACATCCTCGCGCCCGAAAACGCCGCCTTGCTGACCTCGCCGGGCGACCCCCGCGCGCTCGGTGAAAGCCTCGTCGCCCTCGGCGCCGATCCGGCGCGGCGCGCTGCTCTTGGCGCGGCCAACGCCGCGCGCGCCCGTGCCCTGTTCGACATCGCCGCCATGCGCGCCGCCTACGAGGCGGTCTATGCCGGGGCGATGGGGCGGGGCTTCTGATACCTGCCAACCTGCGCAGATCGCTTCATCCCCCGTTCAATTGCCCCGGGCCATTTGGCCGGTGCCATTGCACGAGAGGCGTCACCTGCCTAAAGAGCGCGCTGCCCGTCACCACATGGCGGCGCACGACCAACCGAGGAACACCAAGGCCCCATGGCGCGCACTCCGACCACCATCCCAGAAGGCTCCACGCCCTCGCGCGAGGACGAAGTCCTGATCCGCGAGATCGACGAGGCGGTGCGCGAGGATGCCGTGCTCACCTTCCTGCGCGATCACGGGCTGAAGGTGCTGGGCGTGATCGGCCTCGGCATCGCGGGTCTCGGCGGCTATCTCGTCTGGGATCACTATGCGGAACAGGATCTGGAGCGGCAGTCCGAGGCGCTGATCTCCTCGCTCGACTATGCCGAACAGCGCGATTTCAAGACCGCATCGGAAAAGGTCGCGGGCCTGCTCGGCGAGGACACCTCGCCCGGCGCGCGCGCCTCGGCGCGGTTCATGCAGGCCGGCGCGGCGCTCGAGGCGGGTGACAATGCCAAGGCGAGCACGCTCTACAAGGCGATCGCAACCGATGAAGAGGCGCCGCCGGTGCTGCGCGATCTGGCGCGCATCCGCGAGATCAGCATCAATTTCGACCGGATGAAGCCGTCCGACGTGATCGCCCAGCTCGGCGATCTCGCCAAGCCCGGCAATCCCTTCTTCGGCAGCGCCGGCGAACTGGTGGCGATGGCCCATCTCGAGGGCGGCAACCGCGCCGAGGCGGGCCGCATCTTCGCCGCCATCGCCAAGGACGAGGAACAGCCGGAAACCCTGCGCAGCCGCGCCCGCCAGATGGCCGGGCTGATGGGCGTCGACGCGGTGGTGGACGTGGAGAAACTGCTCAAGGATCAGGGGGTCGCGCAAGCGGGCGGGGAAGACGGCAGCACCGCCGCGCCCCGATAGGACGAGGATTGGACGCTACTTCGATGATGAACACGAAACTTGCCCGCGCCGCGCTGCTCGCGGGCCTGATGACCGCGGGGCTGACCGGCTGCAAGGGCGGCCTGTTCGGCGGGGGTGACGATGACGATGTCACGCCCACCGTCGGCAACCGCGTGCCGATCCTCTCGCGGATCGAGAGCGGGGCCGAGGTCGATCCCGCGCTCGCCTCGATCTCTGTGGTGCTGCCCCCGCAGCGCGCCAACACCGAATGGGCGCAGGTCGGCGGGGCGGCGGGCAAGTCCTACGGTCACCTCGCGCTGGCCGACAATCCCGCGAAGGTCTGGACCGCGCGGGTCGCCGGTTCGAGCAACCGCATGCGCCTTGCCGCCGCACCGGTGGTGGGGGGCAACAAGCTCTTCGCGGAAGGCACCGACGGCGTGATCGTCGCCTTCGACAAGAACACCGGCGCGCGCCTGTGGACCCGCGGCGATGACGAGATGACCAAGGACCAGGCCCCCTCGGCCTTCGGCGGCGGGGTCAGCTACGAGGCGGGCAAGCTCTACGCCACCAACGGTGTGGGCGAGGTCAAGGCGGTGAACGCCGACACCGGCGAGGTGCTGTGGAAGGTCAAGCCGGCAGGTCCCCTGCGCGGTTCGCCCACCATCGCCTTCGGCCAGCTGTTCGTGATGACGCAGGACAACCAGCTGATCTCGCTGAACATCAACGATGGCTCGCTGGTCTGGGACGAGAGCGGATCGAACACCCAGTCGGGCGTGTTCGGCGTCGCCGCACCCGCCGCCGGGCAGGGCACGATCGTCGCGGGCTATTCGAGCGGCGAGCTCACCGCCTACCGCTACGAGAACGGCCGCGTGCTGTGGTCGGACGCGCTGGCGCGCACCAACATCTCGACCACCGTGGGCTCGATCACCGACATCGACGCCGACCCGATCATCGATTCGGGCCGCGTCTATGCGCTCGGGCAGGGCGGGCGCATGGCGGCCTATGAACTGGTCACCGGCCAGCGCATCTGGGAACTGAACCTCGCCGGCATCTCCACCCCCGCGATCGCGGGCGAGTGGATCTTCACCCTGACCGACGATGCGCGCCTGCTCGCCATCGCCCGGTCGAGCGGTCGGGTGCGCTGGATCACCCAGCTCCAGGCCTACAAGGACGTGGAAGACAAGAAGGGCCCGATCTTCTGGACCGGCCCGGTGCTCGCCGGCGGCAACCTGTGGGTGGCAAGCTCGCGCGGCGAGGTGTGGAAGGTGAGCGCGGGCGAAGGCTCGGCGAGCCTCTTCGCCGATGTCGGCCAGCCGGTCAGCCTGCCGCCGGTTGTGGCCGACGGCTACCTCTACCTGCTGGACGACAGCGGCACGATCCACGCCTGGAAGTAGGCCCAACCGGCTGCACCGTGCCGTTGCGCGGCCGTCGGCAGGTCGTGTGCGGGTCGTCGCCGCGTCGTTGCATCCGCATCGCCCGCGCGAGCCGGCCTTTGCCGAGCTGTTAACCAGTCTGCTGTAGGAGTGTGCGGCGATGAATCCGCCGCATTCCTCCGCCCCGACCGCGCGCCCCGCGCTGCCGCCCAGCGACGTCTCGACCGGCGTCGGGCTGGTCGGGCTGCTCGGGCTGTTCGCGTGGATCCTGTTCTGCCGCAACTATCCGGTGATTGCCGGGGTGCTCGGCCTCGGTGGTGGATTCTCGGGGGAACGGGGCGTCCTTTCAGGACCTTATGCCTCGCTTGCAGCGATGATCTTCACCGCCTTGCCGATGGCGGCGTGGTCGGTGCTGGTCGACAAGGTCCACCTGCGCCCCTCGACCGGCATCGACTGGAACCTGAAGCGTCCCCTGCCCGAAGTGATGCCGGTGGCGGTGATCAAGCTCGTCGGCCTGTGGGCGACCTGGGCGCTGCTCGCGGCCTTTTACGTTCTGGGGCGGTGGTACTGGACGGGCAGTTACCTGTTCGCGATGGAGGTCCTGTCGATCGCCATCCTGCCGCTGGTAATCCTTTCTGTTCCTTACGTAATCTGGCTCGATCGCCATCTGGTCGAGCCGCGCGACGGGTGCTTCCACTTCGGCGCCTTCGTCGCCGGCGGCGGGATCGTGGGTCGCGAGCAATGGGACGGCGCGGCGATCGCCAAGCACTGGCGCGCCTGGGCGATCAAGGGCTTTTTCGGGGCCTTCATGATCTCGATCCTGCCCCCCGGCTTTGCCCAGGTGGTCGAGGCTGACCCGGCGCAACTGATTGGCAATCCTGTGGAATTCGTGATGCTGCTGGTGACGCTGCTGTTCGTCATCGACGTGCAGATCGGAACCGTGGGCTACCTTCTGACCCTGCGCCCGCTCGATTCGCACATCCGCTCGGGCAACCCGCTGCTGGCTGGCTGGCTCGCCGCGCTGCTGTGCTATCCGCCCTTCGTCTGGGGGATCATCGGGCCCGACAACCAGATCCTGAGCTACGAATTCGCCACCCCCGGCTGGGCGCACTGGCTGGGCGGCCACACGGCGCTGCTGTGGGCCTGGGGCGGATTTCTGCTTTTCCTGACAGGCGTTTATGCATGGGCGACGGTGGTGTTCGGGATCCGCTTCTCGAACCTCACCTATCGCGGTGTGCTGACCCACGGGCCCTACCGCTTCACCCGCCACCCGGCTTACCTCTCGAAGAACCTGTTCTGGTGGGCGAGCGTCCTGCCCTTCCTCGTCAACGGCGGTTCGCTGCTGGAGGCCTTGCGCAACTGCGTCTTCCTGCTGGCGGTCAACGCCATCTATTACTGGCGCGCCCGCACCGAGGAGGCGCACCTGCTCGCCGAGGACCCCAAATACCGGGAATATCACGCGTGGATGGAGCGCCACGGGCTGATCACCGCCCCGCTCGCGCGGCTGAAGGCGCGCCTCACCGGGGGCGCCGCTGACAGGGCGGGCGAGGCCGAAGCCTTCCCCGCCGAGTAGGATCACATCACCGGCGCGCCTTCGTCGGCGTGGAACTTGAGCGCCTCGATCACCGTGAAATCGAGCCCCGCAATGGCCGCGCCGAAGGCCGCCATGTGGGGCGTGGCGAAGTGCGCGGCGAGGGCCGCCTCGTCCTTCCACTTCTCGACGATGTGGAGCACACCCGGCTGGAGCACGTCCTGCGTGAAGGCATAGGCGATGCAGCCTTCCTCGGCGTTGGAGGCTGCGACCATGTCGGCAATCGCCGCCTTCGCCGCCTCCATCGCGCCCTCACCGACTTGCGCTTTCGCTAGCACGATCAGCATCTTCTTTCCCCCTCCTCAGAACGATTGTTCGTAGACGCGGGTGATGTCCCCGTTCCATTCCCCGTGATAGGCATCGAGCAGGCGCTGGGCCGGGACCTTGCCGCTCGCGACGATCTCGTCGAGCGTGTCGAGATAGCCGGTCTCGTTGTCGCCCGCCGCATTGAGCCGCGCGCGGGCCTTCAGACCGGCATGCGCGATCTTCAGGACCTCGCGCCCCAGATCCTGCAAGGTGCCGCCGCTCGGCGACCTGGTGGCAAGCGCAAGGCGTGGCACTTCGTTGCGCAAGCGCTCGCGCTCCTCCATCGACCAGCCCTTGACCAGATCCCACGCCGCATCGAGCGCACCCTGGTCATAGAGCAGCCCGACCCAGAAGGCGGGCAGGGCGCAGATCCGACTCCACGGGCCGCCGTCCGCACCGCGCATTTCGAGGAAGCTCTTGAGCCGCACCTCGGGGAAGGCGGTCGAGAGATGGTCCCACCAGTCGCTCTGGGTGGGACGCTCGCCGGGGAGGACGGAGAGCTTGCCCTCGAGGAAGTCGCGGAAGGAAAGGCCCGCCGCGTCGATGTACTTGCCGTCGCGGAAGACGAAATACATCGGCACGTCGAGCATGTATTCGGCCCAGCGTTCGTAGCCGAAACCGTCCTCGAAGACGAAGGGCAGCATCCCGGTGCGCGCCGGATCGGTGTCCGACCAGATGTGCGAGCGGTAGGACAGGAAGCCGTTGGGCTTGCCTTCGGTAAAGGGCGAATTGGCGAAGAGCGCCGTCGCCAGCGGTTGCAGCGCGAGACTGGTGCGGAACTTCTTCACCATGTCGGCTTCGCTCGAATAATCGAGGTTCACCTGGATCGTGCAGGTGCGCAGCATCATGTCGAGGCCCATGGAGCCGACGCGCGGCATGTGGCGCAGCATGATGTCGTAGCGGCCCTTGGGCATGATGGGCAGCTCTTCGCGGGTCTTGTCGGGCCACATCCCGAGGCCGAGATAGCCCACGCCGCACTTTTCGCCGACTTCCTTGACCTGCGCCAGGTGCCTTCCCGTCTCCGCACAGGTCTGGTGCAGGTTCTCGAGCGGCGCGCCCGACAGCTCGAGCTGGCCCGCCGGTTCGAGGCTCACCGCCCCGTCATCCCCCTTCAGTGCGATGACGTTGCCGCCCTCCTCGACAGGGGACCAGCCGAAGGGTTCGAGACCTTTCAGCAGATCGCGGATGCCGCAGGGCTCGTCATAGGAGGGCGCGCGAAAATCCTTGCGCTTGTAGACCAGCTTCTCGTGCTCGGTGCCGATCCGCCAGCGCTCGGGCGGCTTCTCCCCCCCGATCATCGGCGCAACCAGCTGGTCGAAGCCTTCGATCACCGGATCGTCGGCAGTGGAAGCTTCGCGTGTGCTCATCGCTCGTTAGGCCCTCTCTGGCCGGTTGCTTTAGAAAACGGGTTTGCCGGTGGGAAGCCGAATTCGCCTTTGGCGCCGTGAAGCCGAAATGTCTTGCCGGAATGTGACGGGGCGGGGGCCTACCAGTCGCCCGCGGTGCCCATCCACAGCGAGAGCGCGGCGATGCCCGCGGTCTCACCGCGCAGAATTCGCGGACCAAGGGTGATGGCGCGCGCCGCAGGATGGGCGCGCACGCGCTCGCGCTCCGCATCGTCGAAGCCGCCTTCCGGGCCAGTGAGGATCGCTGCGGGGCCGGAATGGGCCGCGAAGGCCGCCGCCGCGGGCGCGCCGCCGTTCTCGTCGGCGAAGAACAGCGCGCGGCCCTCCGGCCAATCGGCGAGCAGCGCGTCGAGCTTCACCGGTTCGGCGAGCGCGGGGAGCGCCGTGCGAGCGCATTGCTCGGCCGCCTCGGTGGTGATCGCGCGGGCGCGCTCCATGTTGAGCCTGTCCGCGACGCAGCGGCGCGTGAGGACCGGCTGGAGACGGGCGATGCCGAGTTCGGTCGCTTTCTCGAGAATTAGGTCGAAGCGGTCCTTCTTGAGCAGCGCCGCGCACAGCCACAGGTCGGGCACGGCCTCGCGCCCGCGCAAGCGCTCGGTGATGGTCACATCGACCCGGTGCTTGCCGACATCGCCGATGCGCGCGGCCCATTCACCGGTGACATCGTCGCACAGGATCACCGTGTCGCCCTCGCGCATCCGCATCACCTTGCCGAGGTAATGGGCCTGTGGACCATCGAGCGCGAGGCTGCGGCTTTCCTCGAGAGTGTCCGTGACGAACAGGCGCGGGGCGCTTCGGGGCGGCCAAGCGGGTGTGCGGGGGAGGGGCGTGTGGGTCATGCGATCTGCTGATTTCTGTAGGTCGGCATATTCTCCGCGTCTACAATTCCGGCAGCCCGCGAGTCGTCGCGGTCGCTTATGAGGGGGATAATCGGGATGAAAAGCAAGTTCCTGTTGCCGCTGGCCTGCGCGGCGCTCGCGGGCGCCGTTGTCGTCGCACCGGCCGTCGCGCAGACCGTGTCGCGCATCACCTTCGCCAAGGGCAACGACAACGCCTCGGTCAAGGGCACGATCAAGGGCAAGGCCTATCGCGACTACAAGCTGGGCGTGGGCAACGGCCAGACCATGGCGGTGTCGCTGACCGGCAGCAGCTCGGTCAACTTCAACATCCTGCCGCCCGGCAGCAAGGGCGAGGCGGTCTACAACAGCTCGGTCGAGGGCAATGACGCGACCGGGATCAAGACGGTGAAGGGCGATTACACCATCCGCGTCTACCTGATGGGGGCCGCCGAAACCTCGGGCAAGGCCTATCCCTATCAGCTGAGCGTGGCGGTAGTGAATTTCTGATCCGTCTGGTCTAGTGGGGGCGGGTGACTGCTCCCACTACCTTCCCGGCCACCGCTCTGCCGAGTGCCGCGCGGATCGCGCAGGTCCTGATCGCTGCCATCTTCCTGCTGCTCGGCGGCTGGGCGCTGCTGGCACCCGCAAACGTGATCGATCTCGCCATCGCACAACCCTTCCGCGACGAGGGCTTCCTGGCTCGTTTCGCCGTTGCCTGCTTCGGCGCACAGGCGGTGCTGTTCGGGCTGATGGCGCTGGCGGTGCGCTGGAGCGCGCGCGGCTTTCTCGTGTTCGCGCTGCTGCTCCTGCCGTTTTTCGGCTTCAACTACTGGTTTCACTACGAGGTGCCGGTGCTGACCAGCATCGGGATGCTCGACTTTGCCGGGAACGTGGTGATGCTGGCGTGCGCGCTCGTCGGCTGGCGGTCAGCGCGGATTGCGGAGCGACGGGCATGAGCGAACAGATCGTCCCCGATACCGAGCACCGCGGCCTTGTCGCGCGCCTGCCGCAGCTTCCGCGTGACCTTGCGCTGCTGGCCCGCTTCGACCGCCCGATCGGCTGGTGGCTGCTGTTCTGGCCCTGCGTTTTCGGCGTGTGGCTGGCAGGCGCGGGGGTCCAGCCGGTGCTGCTCGCCTGGTTGCTTGCCGGCGCCATCGCGATGCGCGGGGCGGGATGCGTCTACAACGATATCGTCGACGCCGATCTCGACCGGCAGGTGGCGCGTACCATGCTGCGTCCGGTGGCGAGCGGGCGGGTGACGAAGGGTCTCGCCTGGGGCTGGCTCGTCGCGCTCAGCCTTGTCGGCTTCCTGGTGCTGCTGCAACTGCGTTGGCAGGCGCAACTGGTGGCGCTTGCCAGCCTTGCGCTGGTTGCCGCCTATCCCTTCATGAAGCGCATCACGTGGTGGCCGCAGGCGTGGCTGGGGATGGTGTTCAGCTGGGGCCTGCCGGTGGCTTGGGCCGAGCTGCGCTTCGACAACTGGGACGCGCTTGCGGCGGTCTATGCCGGGTGCATCTGCTGGGTGATCGGCTACGACACGATCTATGCCCTGCAGGACCGCGAGGACGACGCGATGGTCGGCATCCGTTCCTCGGCGCTGGCGATGGGCACGCGGGTCAGGGGCGGGATCGCGGCCTTCTATGCCGCCGCCGTGGGCCTGTGGGGCCTCGGCTTCTGGCTCTACCGCGCCGATCCGATCGCCTGCCTCGCGTTGCTGCCGGTGGCGGGGCACCTCGCCTGGCAGGTGGCGACCCTCGACCCGCAGGACCCCGCCAACCCGCTCGCCCGCTTCCGCGCCAACCGTACGGCGGGGGCGCTGATGGCGGCGGCCTGCTTCGTGGTCGGGAACGCCGGGGTCTAGGCGCGATGTGCAATCTCTACCGCATGACGAAGAACGCGAGCGAGGTCGCCGCGTGGTTCGATGCGGTGGAGGGGGCAAGGGGCGCGAACTTCGCGGCAGAGGTCTATCCGGG encodes:
- a CDS encoding protein adenylyltransferase SelO family protein translates to MSDAVQHPDLPPTYHADPAILALAGWLGDMVAPADFPETRIRFRNDRAAAGVGLAELPDTQWAAHFGRFAPLPDNLPHPLALRYHGHQFRVYNPEIGDGRGFLYAQMRDAGGRLMDLGTKGSGQTPWSRSGDGRLTLKGAVREILATEMLEALGVNTSKTFSVIETGESLWRGDEPSPTRSAVLVRLSHSHIRIGTFQRLLALEAADEMEQLIDYCLAHFPGPPPPEDAPGRDEPAIRLMHAVVERMADLAASYMVAGFVHGVLNTDNMNITGESFDYGPWRWLPAWDPGFTAAYFDHAGLYAFGRQPEALHWNCGQLAVALRLHAETAPLVAALERFGPLYMAAVARRWCWRLGVQSQGVEADTQLVAACEQAMREGALQPDAFFFAHRGGRGDAAGALGEVLASYAPVASDHPYWSDPAPQSMLIEEVEAIWAAIAEGDDWGPLRAKVESLRRMGEAHGAPPVPAGHA
- a CDS encoding PQQ-binding-like beta-propeller repeat protein; this translates as MMNTKLARAALLAGLMTAGLTGCKGGLFGGGDDDDVTPTVGNRVPILSRIESGAEVDPALASISVVLPPQRANTEWAQVGGAAGKSYGHLALADNPAKVWTARVAGSSNRMRLAAAPVVGGNKLFAEGTDGVIVAFDKNTGARLWTRGDDEMTKDQAPSAFGGGVSYEAGKLYATNGVGEVKAVNADTGEVLWKVKPAGPLRGSPTIAFGQLFVMTQDNQLISLNINDGSLVWDESGSNTQSGVFGVAAPAAGQGTIVAGYSSGELTAYRYENGRVLWSDALARTNISTTVGSITDIDADPIIDSGRVYALGQGGRMAAYELVTGQRIWELNLAGISTPAIAGEWIFTLTDDARLLAIARSSGRVRWITQLQAYKDVEDKKGPIFWTGPVLAGGNLWVASSRGEVWKVSAGEGSASLFADVGQPVSLPPVVADGYLYLLDDSGTIHAWK
- a CDS encoding methyltransferase family protein; translated protein: MNPPHSSAPTARPALPPSDVSTGVGLVGLLGLFAWILFCRNYPVIAGVLGLGGGFSGERGVLSGPYASLAAMIFTALPMAAWSVLVDKVHLRPSTGIDWNLKRPLPEVMPVAVIKLVGLWATWALLAAFYVLGRWYWTGSYLFAMEVLSIAILPLVILSVPYVIWLDRHLVEPRDGCFHFGAFVAGGGIVGREQWDGAAIAKHWRAWAIKGFFGAFMISILPPGFAQVVEADPAQLIGNPVEFVMLLVTLLFVIDVQIGTVGYLLTLRPLDSHIRSGNPLLAGWLAALLCYPPFVWGIIGPDNQILSYEFATPGWAHWLGGHTALLWAWGGFLLFLTGVYAWATVVFGIRFSNLTYRGVLTHGPYRFTRHPAYLSKNLFWWASVLPFLVNGGSLLEALRNCVFLLAVNAIYYWRARTEEAHLLAEDPKYREYHAWMERHGLITAPLARLKARLTGGAADRAGEAEAFPAE
- a CDS encoding glycosyltransferase; the protein is MNQAPGVRPRVLHLHSTFSAGGKEVRCARLMNAWGPRLDHTVVSAEPQAMAAAALIGPGVPVAYPQDFPPLTGKPTPWRLAGIARAMRGYDLVCTYNWGAMDAVMAHRLFAPAYRLPPLVHHEDGFNEDEAERLDPKRNLYRRAALGRAATLVVPSTALETIARKVWRQPEARVRRIPNGIDTAAFVAAPDPVALPIRKCEGEFWVGTLAGLRPVKRLPDLVAAFENLPANWHLVICGEGPERGAILAEAEALGIAARVHLPGNVDPAKAVGLFDIFALSSASEQFPLSVVEAMAAGLPVAAPDVGDIRHILAPENAALLTSPGDPRALGESLVALGADPARRAALGAANAARARALFDIAAMRAAYEAVYAGAMGRGF
- a CDS encoding alpha/beta fold hydrolase, which codes for MAATYEDRFWTSSDGLDLHYRNYPGPDGGERLPVLCMHGLTRNSRDFASLAEVLATTRRVIVPEMRGRGMSDYAPDSDTYSPVTYVQDVEKLLAEQGITRFVAVGTSMGGLMTMLMAAGAPGRMAAVVMNDIGPVVEAEGLSRISGYVGQGGSFPTWVHAARGLAEAHGAAFPDYTLDQWLEMAKRTMVVSQNGRIVFDYDMAIAEPFGKPGNAAPPNLWLAFEALAGVPMLLVRGELSDLITPDTVKQMGMRNPKMRTITVPRVGHAPTLDESEVREAILELLDGVE
- a CDS encoding glutamate--cysteine ligase, whose translation is MSTREASTADDPVIEGFDQLVAPMIGGEKPPERWRIGTEHEKLVYKRKDFRAPSYDEPCGIRDLLKGLEPFGWSPVEEGGNVIALKGDDGAVSLEPAGQLELSGAPLENLHQTCAETGRHLAQVKEVGEKCGVGYLGLGMWPDKTREELPIMPKGRYDIMLRHMPRVGSMGLDMMLRTCTIQVNLDYSSEADMVKKFRTSLALQPLATALFANSPFTEGKPNGFLSYRSHIWSDTDPARTGMLPFVFEDGFGYERWAEYMLDVPMYFVFRDGKYIDAAGLSFRDFLEGKLSVLPGERPTQSDWWDHLSTAFPEVRLKSFLEMRGADGGPWSRICALPAFWVGLLYDQGALDAAWDLVKGWSMEERERLRNEVPRLALATRSPSGGTLQDLGREVLKIAHAGLKARARLNAAGDNETGYLDTLDEIVASGKVPAQRLLDAYHGEWNGDITRVYEQSF
- a CDS encoding tetratricopeptide repeat protein, with protein sequence MARTPTTIPEGSTPSREDEVLIREIDEAVREDAVLTFLRDHGLKVLGVIGLGIAGLGGYLVWDHYAEQDLERQSEALISSLDYAEQRDFKTASEKVAGLLGEDTSPGARASARFMQAGAALEAGDNAKASTLYKAIATDEEAPPVLRDLARIREISINFDRMKPSDVIAQLGDLAKPGNPFFGSAGELVAMAHLEGGNRAEAGRIFAAIAKDEEQPETLRSRARQMAGLMGVDAVVDVEKLLKDQGVAQAGGEDGSTAAPR
- a CDS encoding putative quinol monooxygenase yields the protein MLIVLAKAQVGEGAMEAAKAAIADMVAASNAEEGCIAYAFTQDVLQPGVLHIVEKWKDEAALAAHFATPHMAAFGAAIAGLDFTVIEALKFHADEGAPVM